One genomic segment of Hordeum vulgare subsp. vulgare chromosome 2H, MorexV3_pseudomolecules_assembly, whole genome shotgun sequence includes these proteins:
- the LOC123430135 gene encoding cytochrome P450 716A1-like: MEMEASVLAALAGVIIAFILLLLPHLRKQSPSQDDRRRQLPPGSFGLPVAGQTVGLLRALRANTGEAWLRRWASEYGPISKLSLFGLPTAFLVGPTANKFLFTSTALTAKSSASFNSMVGRRNIRELVGDDHRRIRAMMVQFLKLDIVRSYVASMDDEVRHHLRAHWNGRTTVAVMPSMKSLTFDIMCTVIFGLGRAGHAAVRRELSAEFQKLVRGIWVIPVNLPFTSYGKCLAASRRGRRTVAAIIKEKRAKLSSGHSSPSDDLMTHMLAEGLADEEIIDNVMFMMVAAHDTTASLLTFLLRHLDCNRDAYGKVVAEQQEVARGKAPGEALSWDDLGKMKYTWSAAMETLRLVPPVFSMLKRAVEDVEFEGHLIPKGWQVLGAMNITQCDPAIFPEPSRFEPARFESPIPPYSFVAFGGGARMCPGNEFTRVETLVAMHYIVTGFKWKLADGCDGSFSRYPMPSPAQGLLIDIEPMDTTTTCAASISKTISKNLVT, from the coding sequence ATGGAAATGGAGGCTTCCGTCTTGGCAGCTCTTGCGGGAGTAATCATTGCTTTCATCTTGTTGCTATTGCCACACTTGAGAAAGCAGAGCCCATCTCAAGACGATCGGCGCCGCCAGCTGCCTCCCGGCTCCTTCGGCCTTCCCGTCGCCGGCCAGACGGTGGGCCTACTGCGCGCCCTCCGCGCCAACACCGGCGAggcatggctccggcgctgggccTCCGAGTACGGCCCCATCTCAAAGCTCTCCCTCTTCGGCCTCCCCACGGCCTTCCTCGTCGGCCCCACCGCCAACAAGTTCCTCTTCACCAGCACCGCACTCACCGCCAAGAGCTCCGCCTCCTTCAACAGTATGGTCGGCAGGCGCAACATCCGGGAGCTGGTCGGCGACGACCACCGCCGCATCAGGGCCATGATGGTCCAGTTCCTCAAGCTGGACATCGTGAGGAGCTACGTCGCCAGCATGGACGACGAGGTCCGGCACCACCTCCGCGCCCACTGGAACGGCCGCACGACCGTCGCGGTGATGCCGTCGATGAAGTCCCTGACCTTCGACATCATGTGCACCGTCATCTTCGGGCTCGGGAGAGCTGGCCACGCCGCCGTGAGGCGGGAGCTCTCGGCGGAGTTCCAGAAGCTGGTGAGGGGCATCTGGGTGATCCCGGTGAACCTGCCTTTCACCTCCTACGGCAAGTGCCTCGCCGCGAGCCGGCGGGGCCGGCGAACCGTTGCGGCGATCATCAAGGAGAAGCGCGCCAAGCTGTCGAGCGGGCACAGTTCGCCGTCCGACGACCTCATGACCCACATGCTCGCGGAGGGGCTGGCCGACGAGGAGATCATCGACAACGTCATGTTCATGATGGTAGCGGCGCACGACACCACCGCTAGCCTCCTCACCTTCCTCCTCCGGCACCTCGATTGCAACAGGGACGCCTACGGCAAGGTCGTGGCAGAGCAACAGGAGGTCGCGAGGGGCAAGGCTCCGGGGGAAGCTCTGTCATGGGACGACCTCGGCAAGATGAAGTACACATGGTCGGCGGCGATGGAGACCCTGCGCCTGGTACCTCCCGTGTTCTCCATGCTCAAGAGGGCGGTCGAGGACGTGGAGTTTGAAGGCCACCTCATCCCCAAGGGATGGCAGGTGTTGGGGGCGATGAACATAACGCAGTGTGACCCGGCCATCTTCCCGGAGCCAAGCAGGTTCGAGCCGGCGAGGTTCGAGAGCCCGATACCACCCTACAGCTTCGTGGCGTTCGGCGGCGGCGCGCGCATGTGCCCGGGCAACGAGTTCACTAGGGTGGAGACGCTGGTGGCCATGCACTACATCGTCACCGGGTTCAAGTGGAAGCTCGCCGACGGCTGCGACGGCAGCTTCTCCAGGTACCCGATGCCGTCCCCGGCTCAGGGGCTCCTCATCGACATCGAGCCAATGGACACAACCACCACATGTGCAGCAAGCATCAGCAAAACGATTTCGAAGAATTTAGTAACCTGA